One genomic region from Clostridium saccharobutylicum DSM 13864 encodes:
- a CDS encoding sensor histidine kinase — protein MNKLIGKLWGFIILNIIIIFAISWIFQVVFFEKYYVYQRTKIMQEELNEVSLMIQNSISSDDILNEIIDFGSASNCLVIVTDENFNINYTSATQIKNNNPIILENVKYIKTQIQPQTQKTVKSFKTQGTRFTSIVMGNSVNDAQKGYVIIQSFMEPINETTSVLKKQLMIVCLFSLLIGSCIAFILANKFSKPILEINEASKRIAEGDFDTVVSVKSKDEVAILAQTINHMSKQLKQKDNIKKQFIANISHELKTPLSSIRAYGELLLDCDIVDNNEKDKYAEIIIMNSKKLNNMVEDILELSEIQSGNYILESSSFCLIALIEDVLNDINALAAEKNVQITLETFNDTLLITADKDKIHSVFCNILQNAIRHSNLNGIVEIKLTNIDSNLHICIIDNGDGIPKDKLPYIWDRFYKVDKSRKSEKSGAGLGMAIVKEILKLHNYTYGIESQVGIGTQVWFDITE, from the coding sequence ATGAATAAATTAATTGGAAAGCTATGGGGATTCATTATTTTAAATATTATCATTATATTTGCAATTTCTTGGATTTTTCAAGTTGTTTTTTTTGAGAAATATTATGTTTATCAACGAACTAAAATAATGCAAGAGGAACTTAATGAAGTTTCATTAATGATTCAAAACAGTATTTCATCAGACGATATATTAAATGAAATTATTGACTTTGGTTCTGCATCAAATTGCTTAGTGATTGTAACAGATGAAAATTTTAATATAAATTACACCTCAGCTACACAAATAAAAAATAATAATCCAATTATCCTAGAAAATGTTAAGTACATAAAAACTCAAATACAACCTCAAACACAAAAAACAGTAAAATCATTTAAAACACAAGGTACAAGATTCACATCAATTGTAATGGGTAACTCAGTAAATGATGCTCAAAAAGGATATGTAATTATTCAATCTTTTATGGAACCAATTAATGAAACAACATCTGTTTTAAAGAAACAGTTAATGATAGTATGTTTATTTTCTTTACTTATTGGAAGTTGTATTGCCTTTATATTAGCAAATAAGTTTTCTAAACCTATTTTAGAAATCAATGAAGCTTCCAAACGCATTGCAGAAGGTGATTTTGATACAGTAGTTTCTGTTAAATCAAAAGATGAAGTAGCTATACTTGCTCAAACTATTAATCACATGTCTAAGCAATTAAAACAAAAAGATAATATAAAAAAGCAGTTTATAGCCAATATATCTCATGAACTAAAAACTCCACTCAGCTCCATTCGTGCATATGGAGAGTTATTACTCGATTGTGACATTGTAGACAACAATGAAAAAGATAAATATGCTGAAATTATTATAATGAATTCTAAAAAACTAAATAACATGGTAGAAGACATTCTTGAATTATCAGAAATCCAATCAGGAAACTACATTCTTGAATCATCTTCATTTTGTCTTATTGCATTAATCGAGGATGTTCTAAATGATATTAATGCTCTTGCCGCAGAAAAAAATGTGCAAATTACTCTAGAAACCTTTAATGATACACTTCTCATCACTGCAGACAAAGATAAAATACATTCAGTGTTCTGTAATATACTGCAAAATGCTATCAGGCACTCTAATTTAAATGGTATCGTTGAAATTAAATTAACAAATATAGACTCTAATCTCCATATTTGTATTATTGATAATGGAGATGGAATTCCTAAAGATAAGCTGCCTTATATTTGGGATCGTTTTTACAAGGTTGATAAGTCTAGAAAGAGTGAAAAAAGTGGTGCAGGACTTGGTATGGCAATAGTTAAAGAAATTTTGAAATTGCACAATTACACATATGGAATTGAAAGTCAGGTAGGTATAGGCACGCAGGTATGGTTTGACATAACTGAATAA
- a CDS encoding MarR family transcriptional regulator — protein sequence MNKKYMSYSELLLSQFTELFEKRDALDKLNSREILHNYGFSEMHCIHLIGKLEEPNVTKISLKLAMAKSSISRIVKKLLHNGDIESYQVECNKKEIYYKLTPKGQELFDEHLKIHCSGRERDKKFFEEFDDNDSHIISEFLSKYNKYLEVQIEKLK from the coding sequence GTGAACAAAAAATATATGTCGTATTCAGAATTATTACTATCTCAATTTACAGAACTTTTTGAAAAAAGGGATGCATTAGATAAATTAAACTCTAGAGAAATTTTACATAACTATGGATTTTCGGAAATGCATTGCATTCACCTAATAGGTAAATTGGAAGAGCCAAATGTTACAAAAATATCATTAAAATTAGCAATGGCTAAAAGTTCTATTAGTAGAATAGTAAAAAAATTATTACATAATGGAGATATTGAAAGTTACCAAGTAGAATGTAATAAAAAAGAAATTTATTACAAATTGACCCCAAAAGGTCAAGAATTATTTGATGAACATTTAAAAATACATTGTTCTGGGAGAGAAAGAGATAAAAAGTTTTTTGAAGAATTTGATGATAATGATTCCCACATTATAAGTGAGTTTCTAAGTAAATATAACAAATACTTAGAAGTTCAAATAGAGAAATTAAAATAA
- a CDS encoding cyclase family protein, translating to MLIDLSVKVTKESNKNVLNNDEAKLASFGHLGTHFDVMDKEFPLEYTKRDAIVFDVSQILDRDIDVSDIDINLVNENMFVAFYTGYIEKEGYGTKTYFTSHPQLSDELINQLVNRKISIIGIDFAGVRRGKEHTPKDQYCADRNVFVIENLCDLDKVLNERKSIEFTANTYPINFADMTGLPCRVVAEME from the coding sequence TTGTTAATAGATTTAAGTGTAAAGGTCACTAAAGAATCCAATAAAAATGTTTTAAATAATGATGAGGCAAAACTGGCTTCATTCGGTCATTTAGGAACTCATTTCGATGTAATGGACAAAGAGTTTCCGCTAGAATATACAAAGAGGGATGCTATAGTATTTGATGTTAGTCAGATATTAGATAGAGACATTGATGTATCAGATATAGATATCAATTTAGTCAATGAAAATATGTTTGTTGCTTTTTATACAGGATATATAGAAAAAGAGGGATATGGTACAAAAACTTATTTCACATCCCATCCACAATTATCTGATGAATTAATTAATCAGTTGGTTAATCGTAAAATTTCAATTATTGGTATAGACTTTGCAGGAGTAAGGCGCGGTAAAGAACATACGCCTAAGGATCAATATTGTGCAGATAGAAATGTGTTTGTTATTGAAAATTTATGCGATTTAGATAAAGTTTTAAATGAAAGAAAATCAATTGAATTCACAGCTAATACATATCCAATTAATTTTGCGGATATGACAGGATTACCTTGTAGGGTAGTAGCTGAGATGGAATAA
- a CDS encoding MBL fold metallo-hydrolase — protein sequence MLSKNIQRLLSAAVIGMSIYSLPMFSLTASAATNESSNVGTADASNSGSKSVSPYEQLMDKTPIEPTKVFDNLYFIGSNGVGSWLVNTSDGLILIDAMRTIEDAEDIIIPGIKKLGFDPANIKYILVTHGHGDHYGAAQYIHNNYGAPILMSADDWNYMNTHSTEANGPEFPKPTTHTDITDGEKLTLGDTSITIVSTPGHTPGGVSLIIPVTDNGTKHMVGMWGGTGLPQLLEDNEKYLNSLDYFAKFTDAAQVDAEITAHPFTDNSIERLETLRNRKSGDPNPYVIGQDGYKAYMDKMKIRVTDNIKKLEEEK from the coding sequence ATGTTAAGTAAGAATATACAAAGATTATTAAGTGCTGCGGTAATAGGTATGAGTATATATTCATTACCAATGTTTTCTTTGACAGCATCTGCGGCAACAAATGAATCATCAAATGTAGGAACAGCAGATGCATCTAATTCTGGTAGTAAAAGTGTTTCACCATATGAACAACTTATGGATAAAACGCCAATAGAGCCAACTAAAGTTTTCGATAATTTATATTTCATAGGATCTAATGGAGTAGGATCATGGCTGGTAAATACCTCTGATGGGTTAATATTAATTGATGCAATGAGAACTATTGAAGATGCAGAAGATATCATCATTCCTGGTATTAAAAAATTAGGATTTGATCCAGCTAATATTAAGTATATATTAGTAACACATGGACATGGAGACCATTATGGTGCTGCTCAATATATACATAATAATTATGGTGCACCAATACTTATGAGTGCAGATGATTGGAACTATATGAATACCCATTCTACTGAGGCAAATGGACCAGAGTTTCCTAAGCCAACAACTCATACAGATATTACAGATGGTGAGAAACTTACATTAGGAGACACATCTATTACAATTGTTTCTACACCTGGTCATACTCCTGGAGGTGTGTCTTTAATTATTCCAGTAACTGATAATGGTACAAAACATATGGTAGGTATGTGGGGAGGTACTGGTCTTCCACAGTTGCTTGAGGATAATGAAAAATACTTAAATTCTCTTGATTACTTTGCTAAGTTTACTGATGCAGCTCAAGTAGATGCTGAAATTACTGCGCATCCATTTACAGATAATAGCATTGAAAGACTGGAAACTCTTCGTAACCGTAAATCTGGTGATCCAAACCCTTATGTTATTGGTCAGGATGGATACAAAGCTTATATGGACAAGATGAAAATAAGAGTCACTGATAATATTAAGAAACTAGAAGAAGAAAAATAA